Proteins found in one Planococcus citri chromosome 2, ihPlaCitr1.1, whole genome shotgun sequence genomic segment:
- the LOC135834568 gene encoding uncharacterized protein LOC135834568 yields MEISPDIEVYPDHAPKTEYCQYGRKDGTICSEGIFLQEGPDFTYLNNGSILYHKKLFPKEMYTTETGLDHTIFLCGESTLAFDIRRINHEVILSCISIIFLLVYLFNDLNQENWKRFQNKVLYSYSITLIMLYISFIGSILTTVCILWYIRKILRICYCLWAVLMSFEFWRVTYFTLKHRKISSRGQNKRYWVYCFLGYILPLIFAIGYYLSKRKQMNECPRVKGFIREPCPHLLTGRVNVYVIWQVIRFITFTVLLFVLIIQVGVFIYFDKNSRIKSTHSVNRNYLLVLIKMAYMMGIYWMIFVYFIIIVPDSFRWHDSLRSIIDAVFLYSHGVFMYFAFGIKKETLDWLRDKYRNFTECFRNKSTQNGDLSRVRNESTGDEL; encoded by the coding sequence ATGGAAATTTCACCCGACATAGAAGTTTACCCAGACCATGCCCCGAAAACCGAATACTGCCAATATGGCAGAAAAGATGGCACCATATGCTCCGAAGGCATATTCCTACAAGAAGGTCCCGATTTCACTTATTTAAACAACGGATCAATTTTATACCACAAGAAACTCTTTCCAAAAGAAATGTACACCACAGAAACAGGACTCGATCATACAATTTTCCTTTGTGGAGAATCCACTCTCGCTTTCGACATCCGAAGAATAAATCACGAAGTCATACTGTCCTGTATCTCGATAATTTTCTTACTCGTATACTTATTCAACGATTTAAATCAAGAGAATTGGAAACGATTCCAAAACAAAGTCTTGTATTCTTACTCGATTACTTTGATAATGCTATACATATCGTTCATTGGTAGTATTTTAACTACTGTGTGCATTTTATGGTATATACGTAAAATATTGAGAATCTGTTATTGTCTATGGGCTGTGTTGATGTCGTTCGAATTTTGGAGAGTTACGTATTTTACATTAAAGCATCGAAAAATATCGTCACGTGGACAAAACAAAAGGTACTGGGTATATTGCTTCTTAGGCTACATATTACCGTTAATTTTTGCAATAGGGTATTACCTCAGTAAACGTAAGCAAATGAACGAATGCCCTCGTGTAAAAGGTTTCATTAGGGAACCCTGTCCTCATCTTTTGACAGGACGTGTAAATGTGTACGTGATTTGGCAAGTGATTAGATTCATTACTTTCACAGTTCTTTTATTTGTATTGATCATACAAGTCGGcgtgtttatttattttgataaaaatagtcGTATTAAATCTACTCACAGTGTGAATAGGAATTACCTGTTGGTGTTGATCAAAATGGCCTACATGATGGGTATTTACTGGATGATATTCGTTTACTTTATTATAATAGTTCCTGATAGCTTTCGTTGGCATGATTCTTTAAGAAGCATTATAGATGCGGTGTTTTTATACTCGCATGGAGTGTTTATGTACTTTGCATTTGGTATTAAAAAAGAAACGTTGGATTGGCTGCGAGATAAATACAGAAATTTTACTGAGTGTTTTCGAAACAAGTCGACGCAGAATGGTGATTTGTCTAGAGTTCGAAATGAAAGCACAGGAGATGAGTTGTGA